DNA sequence from the Dryobates pubescens isolate bDryPub1 chromosome 8, bDryPub1.pri, whole genome shotgun sequence genome:
GGATGTTTAAGAGACATCTGGATGAGAAGCTTAGGCACATGGTCTAACagctgtgtacagggagatgctAGGCTATGGCtgtactcaatgatctcaaggtcttttccaaccaaacaatgctgtgattctatgatcccatttCCATGGCTGTCCCCCCTGCAGAACTCCTGTCTTTAATTTGGCTCTGAAAGCATCTGTGACGCTCAGCAACAACGAAGGAAGACTCTTCCTTTCATTCCTACCTTTCATCCTCCATTCAGCAGTCCAGTTTTTGTAGGGGTGATGAATATGACAATAGTATGGATCAGCTGTGTTTGTAATATTCTGGCCACTCCTAAGAGAATAGAGGACTccattgctgcttttctcttgaTGCGTCTCTTGGATGGATGCATTGCCTCGTAGCCAAGAGACATGAGGTTCAGGGTAGGTGAGAAAGGCACAGCACATCAGcgttctttctgtctctctctttttgtacTCCAGGGCATAATAAGGGGAAACTagattaaaaagaaaccaaacaaaaacccatgAATCCTACTACTTTGAAAATCCTTTTTAACTTGAAGTGGTTATCTTCTGAAAGAACAGAACTGAGAGCAAGATGTAATCTCGGTTTGATTTCAAAGGAAagcatagagtcacagaattgttttggttggaaaagactaagatcatcaagtccaaccatcaacctaagaccaccattaaaccatgtcccaaagtgccatgtccacacatttcctgaacacctccagggatggtgactccaccacctcctgggcactcttgcaggaaaggaaatttttcctcatctccagcctaataTCACCTGGCATAATCCCAGAAtcatgggatggtttgggttggaaggggccttaaagatctcCTTAGTATCAGGTAATAGAACAACCCTGGTGTTGAAACTAGGGGctcaacctccacctcactctaacctcccttcaaggagctgcagggagcaatgaggtctttcctcaacctcctcctcccttcatAGCAGCATTTACTGTCATTACCAGGGTGTGCACTATTCCAAGCAGTCACAAAATGCTTTCAAACTCCAGTGTACCACCTAAATACCCCTTAGGAACCACATTACAGTAGGTTGTGAGATTAAGTGCTGCATTCTCATTTCTCAACTTATGCTCCAACATTTCATGAGAGAAAATTAATTGATTGATTGCATCATCAGGATCAAAAGGTGCTCTGTAGAGTTGGAGGGTATTGATTCCCTGCAAGAAATAGGACCAGAGAATCTGATTGTGTCAACCCATTTCCACTGCCGTGATCCAAGCACTTTTGCTGTTGTACTGACCTCTTACCCACAGCATGACTTTCACTTCTGTGCTATTTTCCAGTGTTCCCACATAGCATGTATAATTGCCCTCATCAGTCACAGTCAGGTTACTAAGTTTCAAGGAGGCATTTCCATTAGGAATGTCCTGGTGGAAAAGATGTGTTCTGGTTTTGTAATCCGGGTCTTGCCGCTCCAGACGATCGCCCTGGTTGTAGTAGCTGTGGACAGTTCTGTTCCCTCTCATCCAGTGAATTGCTGCTTCATGTCCAGGTGAGAAAGAGCAAGGGAGGATGCAATCCTGGGAAAACTGCCCCACTATTGTCTTCTGCTCTGTAAACCCTAAGGGCAAGAATATAGGTGAAGAAATCGAATCTAGACCTGACACGAAACAGTCTGGGCAGGCAGGACATTCCTACCAGGAGTgccaacagctcctgcagggcttttCTGTATCATGAGTTTCAGGGACAGCACAAGTCTTTGTTCAGCTTGATCAACATGGTAACACACAGCTCTGGTCATTGAACTTAGAATCACCTACAGgtcccaggcagcaccccccaCCTGAGCTTCAAATTCATTTTCAACAGCACCACTTAAACttcagttagaatagaatagaatagaatagaattaaccaggttggaagagaccttcaagatcatcgtgtccaacctatcatccaacaccacctaatcaactaaaccatgcaaccaagcaccctatcaagtctcctcctgaacacctccagtgacggtgactccatcacctccccaggcagcccattccaatgggcaatcactctctctgtgtaaaacttcctcctaacctccagcctaaacctcccctgctgcagcctgcgactgtgtcctcttgttctggtgctggttgcctgggagaagagaccaacccccacctggctacaacctccctttagggagttgtagagagcaataaggtctcccctgagcctcctcttctccaggctaagcaaccccagctccctcagcctctcctcatagggcttgtgttccaagcccctcaccaactttgttgcccttctctggacacgctccaaaACCTCAAACCCTTCTGAGCTACAGCTTGCTGCATGCTCCAGTGCTCACAGTAACATGTTGCAGTGACCCAGGTTCCCAGTAACCTTCACAGGGTTATTATTGCACCATCACCAGTGCAGACAGAATGCCTTAAAACAGCTTTCTCCCCACCCAGTGTCAGGGAGCTCTGTCTCTGCACCCCAAAGTAATTAAGGTGTGGATTCCTCAAAATCAATTCACACAAGTGGTAGCATCTGATTTCAGCATGAACTGAGAACTACTGCTGCTGAAAGGTCACACAAGGCACCCCATCAGCAGAGCCATGGGGCAGAAACATTGGCAAGCAACAGTTTGGATGCTCAGTGGCCCATGGCCATTGATTCAGCCACCTCAAACAGATTCTTTACCATTAATAAACAGTGTTTGAATTAATTAGTTCCCCAACCTTGCCCCCATTAAAATATTTGTAACAATTATCTTACTATTTCTCATAAGCAATAGAGCTAAAACCTACCCCAAACTGTAGCACCCATGGGAAATAAATAGATGAGAAGAAATAGGATTCTCTGTCTCTTCATGTCTTCCTTGGTTCATTGCAGACTCACTTCAAACTGACAACATAAAAGGAGGGAAGACAAATCTGTTTACATACAGGGGTGTGCTTAAATGATGTGGCCAGGAGACCACATCACCCCCACCTTTTTCAAACAGTCCATGCTCCACAAAGTGCCAGCATCAGCAGAGGAATGCTGAGCAGCGTCAGCAGACACTAATTCCTTCCCGAGATGACagttgggggggaaggagggggcgtgctcttcttcttgttgttttcTACTGTAAACCAAGTAAAAATCACGGCACCTCTTTCCTCCTGGCCTCCCCCTCTGGTTTTTAAGGGGCTCGGGCAGAGAGAGGGACTCCAGGGTGAGTCAACTCCCATTTAGGTCCCCtctgggctgagggaggtgCAGCGGTGCCGGTTCGAAGATGACTCACCTGGCTCAGGCATCGCAGCAGGAAGCCCAGCTGAAGGCAGAACATTCTCCAGAGAAGCGAAGCCGGGCAGTCATAAAAAAGTAAAACCAGGCAAAAAGGGAAATGTCAGCTGTGGGGAAGCCCCAGCTGTCTATCcagtttttctccttttactTCCCCCTCCACCCCGGATCAGACTACAGGAGACTGTATTAAAGGACCCGGCGGGGAGAGGGGGGTGCAGCACGAGGAGATTTTATTTCCAGCCTTTAACTTGATGCTCCACAAAAAACACTTTCTCTTTCTAAATAAAACACTTTCATTGCTGGCAAAGAACTACCCAAATAAGAGACAGTGTCAGCTGTTCATTTgcccttcccccctttctttgtttgtttggagttgggggaaggaaggaaataataaagagaaaaaggaaagttcAGAACCTTTTCCCATTCTTCTCAATAATCCCTTAAAAGCTTTTAAATGAAGGGGATTTTCTGCCTGTCTGATGTTTTCTTGGGCTCTGTGGGCATGAGGGATCCTcatggggagctgggactgcagAGTTCCCACCcatgggatgggagggggatgcagggatgtgtgaggtcacagaatcatagaatggtttgggctggaagggggatgcagggatgtgtgggatcagagaatcatggaatggtttgggctggaaggcgGATGCAGGGATGtgtgaggtcacagaatcatagaatggtttgggctggaagggggatgcagggatgtgtgaggtcacagaatcatggaatggtttgggctggaagggggatgcagggatgtgtggcatcagagaatcatagaatggtttgggctggaagggggatgcagggatgtgtgggatcagagaatcatggaatggtttgggctggaagggggatgcagggatgtgtgggatcagagaatcatggaatggtttgggctggaagggggatgcagggatgtgtgggatcagagaatcatggaatggtttgggctggaagggggatgcagggatgtgtgaggtcacagaatcatagaatggtttgggctggagggggatgcagggatgtgtgggatcagagaatcatggaatggtttgggctggaagggggatgcagggatgtgtgaggtcacagaatcatagaatggtttgggctggagggggatgcagggatgtgtgggatcagagaatcatggaatggtttgggctggaagggggatgcagggatgtgtgaggtcacagaatcatagaatggtttgggctggaagggggatgcagggatgtgtggcatcagagaatcatagaatggtttgggctggaagggggatgcagggatgtgtgaggtcacagaatcatagaatggtttgggctggaggggaccttcaGGATCGTCCGGCTCTGGccccgtgccatgggcagggatgcctcccgctggcccaggttgctcaaggcctcacccagccttcCTCCAGGCTTTGCCATTAATAAACAGTGTTTGAATTAataaattcccccccccccccaattaaaAATCTTGTAACAATTAGCTTATTATTTCTCATAAACAATAGAGCTAAAACGTACCccaagctggagcacctgtgtGAAATAAATAGATGAGAAGAAAGAGGATTCTCTGCCTCTTCATGCCTTCCTTAGTTCATTGCAGACTCACTTCAAACTGACAACATaaacaggagaggagaaaaatctgCTTAAATACAGGGGGAAAGACATGCTTTAATGACATCATTTCCTTTCTACAGCTTATTAAGGCTTTGTgtcatggtttgggttgtttttgtcTTGACTTCCTGGGGTGGGAAATTTGCCTGCAGTTGCAAATGCACTTCCCACACTTTACTCTTCAGCAGGTCAAAAGGGCATCCTCAGCTAACCTTCCCAAAATGTATATATGGAAGTCTAGGGTAGAAAcgcagaggagaccttattgctgtctataaatacctgaagggaggttgtagccaggtgggggttggtctcttcttccaagcaaccagcaccagaacaagaggacagtctcaagctgcaccaggcgaggtttaggctggatgttaggaagaagttcttcccagaaagagagattggccattgggaatgtgctgcccaaggaggtggtggagtcaccatcactgggagtgtttaaatagagcctggatgaagcacttgttgccatggtttagttggttagatggtgttgggtgaaaggctggactcaatgatctcaaaggtcttttccaacctggttaattctggatGCTATATTCTAAAATAAATGATAGATGATTTTGTTTGTGTTAGCAGTGATTTCTAGTATCATCTCCACATCTCCTGCCATTGTATCACATTTGATTGTATTCTTTGCTCCTTTGCTCATTTGTCCATCACTTCCAACTCGACTGACACAATATAtagcaccatagaatcatttcagttcgaaaagacctttaaaatcactgagtccaaccatcaacctaacaccaccatgcccattgAGCCATGTCTTGGGCTTGAGGTTTGGATTACAGAAATGGTAATCAATGACAAATTTGATGTGATCTACCACATTTAATGGTCAAGTTCAACTGGCAGTGATGCTCTGAGAGTAACATGCTTCCAACAGTACCTCAGCAATGCTTTGGGGAGCTGCATCAAGGAGTAAAGCCTGGACAGTGCAGGTTGCCTTGcatcttccagctctgctgttagTAGCTATCTGAAAATGCTCATGTTCAGCACAAAGGTTAGCCTCATAGTCTGTTGAGAAAAATGTTTGTGGCTCTCTCGAAAAACCTGGCAAGTACAggctggctttttttttaaacaggtcTGGAGTCTCACAGGCACAAAGTAGATTTATGGTGACAGTCACAGTTCAATGGCCCAGAGAAACATGGGTTTCCTGTTTGTCACAGGTCCAACCAAGACACCACACCCTAAAGCTTTGTAGTGAAATACTAAAATGAAAGTTTTTTATCCAGACAGCATACAGCTGGAGTTGTGATTACTGTGGTCCTGTCAAGTACTGATGCTCTAGTTTTCAGGAGACTTATTTCACATGGAACCATCATGGGCTGTTGGGCAGAGTTTCTGAGAGCAAGGCAAGGGACTAAAATGCATCTTTCAAGACAGGCTGCAGTTGCTTGGGCCATAGTAGGAAACAAACATCAAACAGCACGTGATTTTTTTAGCTAATcaacaaccaaaccacatgCCCTTTGAACTGTCCAGCAACGTGAACCCTGGTAAGAGCACTGGGATCAGTCTCTGCTCTGTGAACTTTCCTGTGATGTACTCTGAGAGCAGCCATACATACAGTAATATTTGTCTAACCCTGTCAAACAAAGCAATTCCTTTACTTAGTGTAAAGGATGTTGATCAAATCCTTTTCAAGGTAACTTAGCAACACATTTCGAGCACACACACATGCCAGGACTGGAAATGGCCCCAGGCAAGCAAGAACAATGAATGTGCAAAGTACATGGGCTGGAAATGCCCCCCAGCAAACATGAAATACAAGTTTGTGACGTTGTGAAAAATCATGGTAATCACAATAATGCTGAGCCCCCATCCCAGCCACACCCCCACCAGCTTTCCAGAATCTCCCTGCTAAATCTTCACACATTCACAGAGCTGTCAAGATTGGAAGATCATCTCAAAGATCTTCTAGTtctaagccccctgccatgggcagggacacctcacactagatcaggttgctcagagccacatccagcctggacttaaaaactcccaggaatgaggcttccaccacctccctgggcaacctgtgccaggctctcaccaccctcatggggaacaacttcttcctaacttccaatctCAACCTactcatttctggttttgctccttccccccagtcctatcactgacACGGACACAtttctccaggtggggtctcagcagagcagagtagaggggagaatcacctccctcgacctgctggctatgcttctcttgaagcagcccaggatgtgattggctttctgggctgcaagtgctcactgctggctcctgttgagcttctcatccaccagcacccccaagtccttttcttcagggctgctcttgagccagtccctgtgcagcctatattggtgcttgggactGCCCTGTCCCAGACTTTTCAGGAGACTTTTTCTATAGAGGAAAAGAGAATTAAttctccacctccctgcaaTGAAATCCCTACAACCAAAATTCTAACTCCGTACTTCAGTTGTTAAAAGACTCTCCTGAAAGAGGGAAGTTCACACATTCTAAACATTCTCAAAAGAAGAAGGTGCCCACATTCTAAACATCCCAAATTGGCTTAGGAAGTAGATCAAAAACATACACATAGCATGTTCCCCAACTCCCCCACCCTGTATGCTCAGAACACCATGCAGCTGTTGTAAGAATATAAAGGGAGGTTTACCTCTTCTGATTTCACAAGGAGACAAAACAATTCGGTGTTTCTTGTAGGCAGGTGTTTCTTGTAGGCAGGGTTTATATCAatatataaagaaataaatgtacAGCTCTCCTGAAGCCTGAAACTTTGTCTCTTCCCTGCTCTAGTCCCAGCTCATACCTCCTATGGTGACATATTTCATGATTGTGCTGACTCACAGCCCATAAATAGCTTGTTTCTCTAATGTGAAC
Encoded proteins:
- the HHLA2 gene encoding HERV-H LTR-associating protein 2, with the translated sequence MKRQRILFLLIYLFPMGATVWGFTEQKTIVGQFSQDCILPCSFSPGHEAAIHWMRGNRTVHSYYNQGDRLERQDPDYKTRTHLFHQDIPNGNASLKLSNLTVTDEGNYTCYVGTLENSTEVKVMLWVRVSPYYALEYKKRETERTLMCCAFLTYPEPHVSWLRGNASIQETHQEKSSNGVLYSLRSGQNITNTADPYYCHIHHPYKNWTAEWRMKEQLSVVEGGSTVIPCDDSNTTAGTEGFSVVWELHRGAMVSVLAAFHGTFPSPPARARMNQSNFALMLEHLTAQDSGEYLCNISTPQYTKLTVRTLQVGNSNNRRNIGIAVVSMAVVLVICFAAVMFCGCYKKSARNVPESRTPTENTEESHPICSSSSNTMEMGDLGRGDWTP